A genomic window from Lotus japonicus ecotype B-129 chromosome 1, LjGifu_v1.2 includes:
- the LOC130734120 gene encoding CBL-interacting serine/threonine-protein kinase 8-like isoform X1, translating into MVLRKVGRYEIGRTVGEGTFAKVKFAQNTESGESVAMKILDRSTIIKHKMVDQIKREISIMKLVRHPYVVRLHEVLASRTKIYIILEFITGGELFDKIVHHGRLSEAESRRYFQQLIDGVDYCHSKGVYHRDLKPENLLLDSQGNIKISDFGLSALTEQGVSMLRTTCGTPNYVAPEVLSHKGYNGAPADVWSCGVILYVLMAGYLPFDELDLTALYSKIGKAEFSCPPWFPVGAKSLIYRMLDTNPEHRITIQQIRNDEWFQRGYIPAHLLEYEDVNLDDVNAAFESDNIEDQRANQQCEKEDMGPLVLNAFDMIILSQGLNLATLFDRGKDSLNYQTRFITQKPAKVVLSSMEVVAQSMGFKTHIRNYKMRIEGISANKTSYFSVMLGVFEVAPTFFMVDIQKAAGDADEYLKFYKNFSSNLEDIIWRPPTETSKLKVSKNKSKRK; encoded by the exons atggTGTTGAGGAAAGTGGGCAGGTATGAGATTGGGAGAACCGTAGGGGAGGGAACGTTTGCGAAGGTGAAGTTCGCTCAGAACACTGAGTCTGGTGAGAGTGTTGCCATGAAGATTCTCGATCGTTCCACCATCATCAAACACAAAATGGTTGATCAG ATCAAGAGGGAGATTTCTATTATGAAGCTAGTCAGACATCCATATGTTGTTCGTTTGCATGAG GTTCTAGCAAGCCGTACAAAGATTTATATCATATTGGAGTTCATTACAGGTGGTGAATTGTTCGATAAGATT GTACACCATGGGCGTCTCAGTGAAGCTGAATCTAGAAGGTATTTCCAACAGCTTATTGATGGTGTAGATTATTGCCACAGTAAAGGAGTTTATCATAGAGATTTAAAG CCGGAAAACCTTTTACTTGATTCACAAGGAAATATAAAGATTTCAGATTTTGGTTTGAGCGCATTGACAGAACAG GGGGTCAGTATGCTTCGGACAACTTGTGGGACTCCTAATTATGTAGCTCCAGAG GTACTCAGTCACAAGGGTTATAACGGTGCTCCAGCAGATGTTTGGTCCTGTGGGGTTATCCTCTATGTTCTAATGGCTGGATATCTTCCCTTTGATGAGCTTGATCTTACTGCATTATACAGTAAG ATTGGGAAAGCAGAGTTTTCATGCCCGCCATGGTTTCCCGTGGGAGCAAAATCTTTGATATATAGAATGTTGGACACAAATCCTGAACAC CGTATAACCATTCAGCAGATTAGAAATGATGAGTGGTTTCAAAGAGGCTATATTCCTGCTCATCTCCTTGAGTATGAAGATGTAAATCTGGATGATGTAAATGCTGCATTTGAGTCTGACAATATTGAG GATCAGAGGGCTAATCAGCAATGTGAGAAAGAGGACATGGGTCCTCTGGTTCTTAATGCATTCGACATGATAATTTTATCTCAAGGCTTAAACCTTGCAACACTCTTTGATCGTGGAAAG GACTCTTTGAACTACCAAACACGCTTCATCACTCAAAAGCCAGCAAAGGTGGTTTTATCAAGTATGGAAGTTGTGGCACAGTCAATGGGTTTTAAGACGCATATACGCAACTATAAG ATGAGAATAGAGGGTATTTCAGCAAATAAAACTTCTTATTTCTCAGTTATGCTGGGA GTTTTTGAAGTTGCTCCAACATTTTTCATGGTGGACATTCAGAAAGCAGCTGGAGATGCAGATGAATATCTCAAG TTCTACAAGAACTTTTCTAGCAATCTTGAGGATATAATCTGGAGACCACCTACTGAAACAAGCAAGTTAAAGGTCTCCAAGAATAAAAGCAAAAGGAAGTAG
- the LOC130734120 gene encoding CBL-interacting serine/threonine-protein kinase 8-like isoform X2, translated as MVLRKVGRYEIGRTVGEGTFAKVKFAQNTESGESVAMKILDRSTIIKHKMVDQIKREISIMKLVRHPYVVRLHEVLASRTKIYIILEFITGGELFDKIVHHGRLSEAESRRYFQQLIDGVDYCHSKGVYHRDLKPENLLLDSQGNIKISDFGLSALTEQGVSMLRTTCGTPNYVAPEVLSHKGYNGAPADVWSCGVILYVLMAGYLPFDELDLTALYSKIGKAEFSCPPWFPVGAKSLIYRMLDTNPEHRITIQQIRNDEWFQRGYIPAHLLEYEDVNLDDVNAAFESDNIEDQRANQQCEKEDMGPLVLNAFDMIILSQGLNLATLFDRGKDSLNYQTRFITQKPAKVVLSSMEVVAQSMGFKTHIRNYKVFEVAPTFFMVDIQKAAGDADEYLKFYKNFSSNLEDIIWRPPTETSKLKVSKNKSKRK; from the exons atggTGTTGAGGAAAGTGGGCAGGTATGAGATTGGGAGAACCGTAGGGGAGGGAACGTTTGCGAAGGTGAAGTTCGCTCAGAACACTGAGTCTGGTGAGAGTGTTGCCATGAAGATTCTCGATCGTTCCACCATCATCAAACACAAAATGGTTGATCAG ATCAAGAGGGAGATTTCTATTATGAAGCTAGTCAGACATCCATATGTTGTTCGTTTGCATGAG GTTCTAGCAAGCCGTACAAAGATTTATATCATATTGGAGTTCATTACAGGTGGTGAATTGTTCGATAAGATT GTACACCATGGGCGTCTCAGTGAAGCTGAATCTAGAAGGTATTTCCAACAGCTTATTGATGGTGTAGATTATTGCCACAGTAAAGGAGTTTATCATAGAGATTTAAAG CCGGAAAACCTTTTACTTGATTCACAAGGAAATATAAAGATTTCAGATTTTGGTTTGAGCGCATTGACAGAACAG GGGGTCAGTATGCTTCGGACAACTTGTGGGACTCCTAATTATGTAGCTCCAGAG GTACTCAGTCACAAGGGTTATAACGGTGCTCCAGCAGATGTTTGGTCCTGTGGGGTTATCCTCTATGTTCTAATGGCTGGATATCTTCCCTTTGATGAGCTTGATCTTACTGCATTATACAGTAAG ATTGGGAAAGCAGAGTTTTCATGCCCGCCATGGTTTCCCGTGGGAGCAAAATCTTTGATATATAGAATGTTGGACACAAATCCTGAACAC CGTATAACCATTCAGCAGATTAGAAATGATGAGTGGTTTCAAAGAGGCTATATTCCTGCTCATCTCCTTGAGTATGAAGATGTAAATCTGGATGATGTAAATGCTGCATTTGAGTCTGACAATATTGAG GATCAGAGGGCTAATCAGCAATGTGAGAAAGAGGACATGGGTCCTCTGGTTCTTAATGCATTCGACATGATAATTTTATCTCAAGGCTTAAACCTTGCAACACTCTTTGATCGTGGAAAG GACTCTTTGAACTACCAAACACGCTTCATCACTCAAAAGCCAGCAAAGGTGGTTTTATCAAGTATGGAAGTTGTGGCACAGTCAATGGGTTTTAAGACGCATATACGCAACTATAAG GTTTTTGAAGTTGCTCCAACATTTTTCATGGTGGACATTCAGAAAGCAGCTGGAGATGCAGATGAATATCTCAAG TTCTACAAGAACTTTTCTAGCAATCTTGAGGATATAATCTGGAGACCACCTACTGAAACAAGCAAGTTAAAGGTCTCCAAGAATAAAAGCAAAAGGAAGTAG
- the LOC130734121 gene encoding serine hydroxymethyltransferase, mitochondrial-like, with protein sequence MAMALRRLSSTFTKPTTASSVYRMSSSLPALDNDKSRADWIKQLNDPLETIDPEIADIIELEKARQWKGLELIPSENFTSLSVMQAVGSVMTNKYSEGYPGARYYGGNEYIDMAETLCQKRALEAFGLDPAKWGVNVQSLSGSPSNFQVYTALLKPHERIMALDLPHGGHLSHGYQTDTKKISAVSIFFETMPYRLNETTGYIDYDQMEKSAALFRPKLIVAGASAYARLYDYERIRKVCDKQKAVMLADMAHISGLVAAGVIPSPFDYADVVTTTTHKSLRGPRGAMIFFRKGVKEINKKGQEVLYDYEDKINQAVFPGLQGGPHNHTITGLAVALKQAMTPEFKNYQKQVLSNSSAFAQSLIEKGYELVSGGTENHLVLVNLRNKGIDGSRVEKVLESVHIAANKNTVPGDVSAMIPGGIRMGTPALTSRGFIEEDFRKVAEYFDAAVKIALQIKGNAKGTKLKDFVEAMQLDEEIQSKIAKVRHEVEDYAKQFPTIGFEKETMKYSS encoded by the exons ATGGCCATGGCTCTCCGCCGACTCTCCTCCACCTTCACCAAACCAACCACCGCCTCTTCTGTTTACCGCATGTCCTCTTCCCTCCCCGCGCTCGACAATGACAAATCTCGCGCCGAT TGGATAAAGCAGCTCAATGATCCTCTGGAAACCATAGATCCTGAGATCGCTGACATAATCGAACTCGAGAAAGCTCGTCAATGGAAG GGATTGGAACTTATACCTTCGGAGAATTTCACGTCGCTGTCGGTGATGCAAGCTGTTGGATCGGTGATGACGAATAAATACAGTGAAGGGTATCCTGGTGCTAGATACTATGGAGGAAATGA GTACATTGACATGGCCGAGACCTTGTGTCAGAAGCGTGCACTTGAAGCTTTTGGGTTGGATCCAGCAAAATGGGGAG TCAATGTGCAGTCGTTGTCTGGTTCCCCTTCTAACTTCCAAGTTTACACTGCTTTATTGAAACCTCATGAAAGAATTATGGCACTCGATCTTCCCCATGGTGGGCATCTATCACATGGCTATCAG ACTGACACCAAGAAGATATCAGCTGTATCGATATTCTTTGAAACAATGCCGTACAGATTGAATGAGACTACTGGTTATATTGATTATGACCAG ATGGAGAAAAGTGCTGCACTTTTTAGGCCAAAGTTAATTGTCGCTGGTGCTAGTGCTTATGCTCGCCTTTATGATTATGAACGTATTCGTAAG GTCTGTGATAAACAGAAGGCAGTAATGTTGGCTGATATGGCACACATCAGTGGGTTGGTTGCTGCAGGTGTTATTCCTTCTCCTTTTGATTATGCAGATGTTGTAACAACCACAACACATAAGTCACTTCGTGGACCACGTGGGGCTATGATCTTCTTCAGGAAGGGTGTGAAGGAAATAAACAAGAAAGGGCAGGAA GTGTTGTATGACTACGAAGACAAAATAAATCAGGCTGTTTTTCCTGGACTTCAAGGTGGTCCTCACAATCACACTATTACAGGCTTGGCAGTTGCACTGAAGCAG GCTATGACGCCAGAATTCAAGAATTACCAAAAACAAGTGCTTAGTAACTCCTCGGCTTTTGCACAG AGTTTGATAGAGAAAGGCTATGAACTTGTATCTGGTGGAACTGAAAACCATTTAGTGTTGGTGAACTTAAGAAACAAG GGCATCGATGGCTCAAGGGTTGAAAAGGTGTTAGAATCAGTTCATATAGCTGCCAATAAAAATACTGTTCCGGGGGATGTGTCTGCTATGATTCCCGGAGGCATCCGAATGG GAACCCCTGCTCTCACATCCAGGGGTTTCATTGAGGAGGATTTTAGAAAAGTAGCTGAATACTTTGACGCTGCAGTCAAGATAGCCTTGCAGATTAAGGGAAACGCTAAAG GTACAAAGTTGAAGGATTTTGTGGAAGCTATGCAGTTGGATGAAGAAATTCAATCTAAGATTGCTAAGGTCCGTCATGAAGTAGAGGATTATGCTAAGCAGTTCCCCACAATTGGTTTTGAGAAAGAGACAATGAAGTATAGCTCGTGA
- the LOC130734119 gene encoding pentatricopeptide repeat-containing protein At5g04780, mitochondrial-like: MASLPSVAVTATLKLHPQFKKYPPSSIPIDKGQNISLQKSHKFNTHLDPSRYRGFQEALSLAKEGTEEVDSSFYIPLLQQCIDKRSFSDTQIVHGHIMKTGNHEDVFVVSYLVSVYSKCGNMEDARRAFDHMPRRNVVAWTTLMLGYVQNSRPKHAFHVFDEMLHTGSYPSMNTLAIALNACTSLKSLKSGEQLHAYIIKYHIDFDTSVGNALCSLYSKCGRLEFALKAFKRIKEKNVISWTAAISSCGDSGKAKKGLRIFVEMLSENMQPNEYTLTSVLSQCCEIQFLELGTQVHSMCTKLGYESNLRVRNSLLYLYLKRGCIGEAQILFKGMDDASLVTWNAMIAGHAKMMEQSRDNLYACWNGTEALNLFSKLNCSGMKLDLFTFSSVLSVCGRMVAFVQGEQIHAQTIKTGFLSDVIVGTSLINMYIKCASVESASKAFLEMSTRTLISWTSIITGFAQHGRSQQALHLFEDMKLARVRPNQVTFVGVLSACSRAGMVSEAFNHFKIMQKEYKIKPVMEHYTCLVDMLVRLGRVEEAFDLIKKMDYEPSEFIWSNLIVGCRSHGNLELGYHAAEKLLSLKPKDPETYVLLLNMYHSAGRFEDVSRVRRIMKEEKVEKLKDWSWISIKDKVYSFEANDIAHPHNSLVCKSSEDLLVKAKNLGYEMLESLEISEEEEGENTSSLTIYHSEKLAITFGLENLPNFSPVRVVKSTIMCRDSHNFIKYVSILSGREIIVKDRKRLHKFVNGECSCGEFGGFL; this comes from the exons ATGGCTTCTTTACCTTCTGTTGCTGTTACTGCCACTCTTAAGCTCCACCCACAATTCAAAAAATACCCCCCAAGCTCCATTCCCATAGATAAG GGTCAAAACATTTCTTTGCAGAAAAGCCACAAATTCAACACTCATTTGGATCCCAGCAGGTATCGGGGTTTTCAGGAAGCACTTTCACTGGCCAAAGAAGGGACAGAGGAGGTGGACTCATCTTTCTACATTCCCTTGCTGCAACAATGCATAGACAAGAGGTCCTTTTCAGACACACAAATTGTTCATGGCCACATCATGAAAACGGGTAACCACGAAGACGTTTTCGTGGTGTCATATCTGGTCAGTGTTTACTCCAAATGTGGGAACATGGAGGATGCTCGAAGAGCCTTCGATCACATGCCCAGAAGAAACGTGGTCGCCTGGACCACGTTAATGCTGGGCTATGTGCAGAACTCGCGGCCAAAGCACGCCTTTCATGTGTTTGATGAAATGTTACATACAGGGAGTTACCCTTCCATGAACACTCTAGCTATAGCTCTAAATGCTTGTACATCCTTGAAGTCTTTGAAGTCAGGTGAACAGTTACATGCTTACATAATCAAATACCATATTGACTTTGACACCAGTGTTGGCAATGCACTTTGTAGTTTGTACTCCAAATGTGGCAGGTTGGAATTTGCTCTGAAAGCATTTAAGAGAATCAAGGAAAAGAATGTTATTTCATGGACTGCAGCTATTTCTTCTTGTGGGGACAGTGGTAAAGCTAAGAAGGGTTTAAGAATTTTTGTTGAGATGCTTTCTGAGAACATGCAGCCTAATGAGTACACTTTGACTAGTGTCCTCAGCCAGTGTTGTGAAATTCAGTTCTTAGAACTTGGGACTCAGGTTCATTCGATGTGTACTAAATTGGGCTATGAATCAAACCTACGTGTAAGGAATTCTTTGCTGTATTTGTACCTCAAACGTGGTTGTATTGGTGAGGCTCAAATTCTGTTTAAAGGAATGGACGATGCCAGTTTGGTTACATGGAACGCGATGATTGCAGGGCATGCAAAAATGATGGAACAGTCAAGGGATAATCTTTATGCATGCTGGAATGGAACCGAAGCACTCAACCTTTTTTCCAAGTTGAATTGCTCAGGCATGAAACTTGATCTATTTACCTTCTCAAGTGTACTAAGTGTTTGTGGTAGAATGGTTGCTTTTGTGCAGGGAGAACAAATTCATGCTCAGACCATCAAAACCGGGTTCTTATCAGATGTGATTGTAGGAACTTCACTAATTAACATGTACATTAAATGTGCAAGCGTTGAGAGCGCAAGCAAAGCGTTTCTGGAGATGTCTACTAGAACTTTGATATCATGGACTTCCATAATCACAGGTTTTGCACAGCATGGTAGGTCACAGCAAGCATTGCATCTTTTTGAGGATATGAAACTAGCTAGAGTTAGACCAAACCAGGTCACTTTTGTTGGTGTTTTGTCAGCATGTAGTCGCGCCGGCATGGTCAGTGAAGCATTTAATCACTTTAAGATCATGCAAAAGGAGTATAAAATTAAGCCTGTGATGGAACATTACACTTGCTTGGTCGATATGTTAGTGAGGTTGGGTCGGGTGGAGGAAGCTTTCGATTTGATTAAGAAAATGGATTATGAGCCTAGTGAGTTTATTTGGTCAAATTTGATTGTTGGTTGTAGAAGTCATGGGAATCTGGAACTAGGGTATCATGCTGCTGAAAAGTTACTAAGTCTCAAACCAAAAGATCCTGAGACATATGTGTTGTTgttgaatatgtaccactcagCTGGGAGATTTGAGGATGTGTCTAGGGTGAGAAGGATAATGAAAGAGGAAAAGGTTGAAAAATTAAAGGATTGGAGCTGGATTAGCATCAAAGACAAAGTGTACTCATTTGAAGCAAATGACATAGCACACCCACATAATTCACTAGTATGTAAATCATCGGAGGATTTACTGGTGAAAGCTAAGAATCTTGGATATGAGATGCTAGAAAGTTTGGAAATAAGTGAAGAAGAGGAGGGGGAAAATACATCCTCCCTTACCATTTATCACAGTGAGAAGCTGGCTATTACATTTGGTTTGGAGAATTTGCCAAACTTCTCACCAGTAAGAGTTGTCAAGAGTACCATAATGTGCAGGGATTCCCATAATTTTATTAAGTATGTCTCAATACTGAGTGGTAGGGAAATCATTGTTAAAGATAGAAAGAGGCTTCATAAATTTGTCAATGGAGAATGCTCATGTGGAGAATTTGGTGGTTTTCTCTGA